The Mycobacterium paragordonae genome includes a region encoding these proteins:
- a CDS encoding cutinase family protein: MVAINGSLLLGGPVPTAAAAPCPDVEVVFARGSGEPPGVGGVGQSFVDSLRPDIGAKSLGVYAVNYPASTDFGSSDFPLTVIDGIRDAGSHIQSMASSCPNTKEVLGGYSQGAAVAGYVTSAAVPPGVPAAAVPQPLAPEIANHVAAVALFGTPSPQFLSQYNAPQIAIGPLYQPKTIELCADGDTICNGGGTTPTFAHTTYPVNGMTGQAADFAAGRL, encoded by the coding sequence ATGGTGGCGATCAACGGTTCCCTGTTGCTCGGTGGGCCGGTACCGACCGCTGCCGCCGCGCCGTGTCCCGATGTCGAGGTGGTGTTCGCCCGCGGCAGCGGTGAACCCCCGGGCGTGGGCGGGGTCGGACAATCGTTCGTCGACTCGCTGCGTCCGGACATCGGCGCGAAATCCCTTGGTGTATATGCCGTCAACTACCCGGCCAGCACCGACTTCGGCAGCAGCGACTTTCCGTTGACCGTCATCGACGGGATTCGCGACGCCGGCTCGCACATCCAGTCGATGGCGTCGAGCTGCCCCAACACCAAAGAGGTACTGGGTGGCTACTCGCAGGGCGCGGCGGTGGCCGGCTACGTCACGTCGGCGGCCGTGCCCCCAGGCGTGCCCGCCGCGGCGGTTCCCCAGCCGCTGGCGCCGGAGATCGCGAATCACGTGGCGGCCGTTGCGCTGTTCGGAACGCCGTCACCGCAATTCCTGAGCCAGTACAACGCGCCACAGATCGCCATCGGCCCGCTGTATCAACCCAAGACGATCGAGCTGTGCGCCGACGGCGACACCATCTGCAACGGCGGCGGCACTACCCCCACCTTCGCGCACACCACGTATCCGGTGAACGGGATGACCGGCCAGGCAGCCGATTTCGCGGCGGGCAGGCTATAG
- a CDS encoding PPOX class F420-dependent oxidoreductase produces the protein MAVGFADVIKSKYLLLTTFTKDGRPKPTAIWGVPDGDRLLIITDDESWKVKRIRNTPRVTIAKSGSLGKPKSDDVEGVARILPKAETRQVYNAVLRRYWYHAWWFLPHSIVRGGIDKVHVGLEVKPAA, from the coding sequence GTGGCCGTCGGATTCGCTGATGTCATCAAGTCGAAGTACTTGCTGCTGACCACCTTCACCAAGGACGGACGCCCCAAGCCGACCGCGATCTGGGGCGTGCCCGACGGCGATCGGCTGCTGATCATCACCGACGACGAGTCGTGGAAGGTCAAGCGAATTCGCAACACCCCCCGGGTGACGATCGCCAAGAGCGGCTCGCTGGGCAAGCCCAAGAGCGATGATGTGGAGGGCGTTGCCCGGATCCTGCCGAAGGCGGAGACGCGGCAGGTCTACAACGCGGTGCTGCGGCGGTACTGGTACCACGCCTGGTGGTTCCTGCCCCACTCGATCGTGCGCGGCGGGATCGACAAGGTCCATGTCGGACTTGAGGTCAAGCCCGCGGCCTGA
- a CDS encoding isochorismatase family cysteine hydrolase, which translates to MTDATYRPDHTGLLVIDPYNDFISPGGKVWDRLRDVIEANDCVPHMKQVLDAARGAQIRVFYALHRRYRAGDYENWRAIAPVQRAAWQRRTFEFGSWGGELHPDFQPLPGDVVAQEHWCSSGFANTDLDLLLKRHGINRLIVMGLIAHTCVEATVRFAAELGYAVTMVKDATADYSEVEMRAALEVNIPNYADAIVTTDDVVASITR; encoded by the coding sequence ATGACCGACGCGACCTACCGGCCGGACCACACCGGATTGCTGGTGATCGATCCCTACAACGATTTCATCTCCCCCGGCGGGAAAGTATGGGACCGCTTGCGGGACGTCATCGAAGCCAACGACTGCGTGCCGCATATGAAACAGGTTCTGGACGCGGCGCGCGGCGCACAGATCCGCGTCTTCTACGCACTGCATCGCCGGTACCGCGCCGGTGACTACGAGAATTGGCGGGCCATCGCGCCCGTGCAACGGGCGGCCTGGCAACGCCGCACGTTCGAATTCGGCAGCTGGGGCGGCGAGCTGCACCCCGATTTCCAACCGCTGCCAGGTGACGTTGTGGCACAAGAACATTGGTGCTCCAGTGGATTCGCCAACACCGACCTGGATCTGCTGCTCAAACGGCACGGCATCAATCGGCTGATCGTCATGGGGCTCATCGCGCACACCTGCGTGGAGGCCACTGTCCGCTTCGCCGCCGAACTGGGGTACGCGGTGACGATGGTCAAAGACGCGACCGCGGACTATTCGGAGGTGGAGATGCGCGCGGCGCTGGAGGTCAACATTCCCAACTACGCCGACGCGATCGTGACGACCGACGACGTGGTCGCCTCGATCACCCGTTAG
- a CDS encoding adenylate/guanylate cyclase domain-containing protein, with translation MAACSKCGTEPLANARFCHGCGAPVSSADTQAEYKQVTVLFADVVHSMDIAAAVGPERLREIMTELVTRASAVVQRFGGTVDKFTGDGIMALFGAPAALEDHALRACLTALGIQDATQRLAAELDGDVALRLRIGLNSGEVIAGEIGSGALGYTAVGEEVGIAQRMESVAPPGGVMVSESTARLVEGATLLGEPQRVYVKGTDDALTGRQLLSVAAPDERADAPVSTLVGRDWEVAALAAMLDRSAAGRGSVVGISGPAGIGKTRLVRETVRLAQARGLEVFGSFCESHATDVPFRVMERLLRSVSQTNGLADEAARQRVQEGMPDADPQDLWLLCDLLGVADPEVKLPKIDPDARRRRLTALFNAYLLARTQPAIFLVEDVHWIDEASESMLADLLTVVSQTPSIVLFTYRPDYQGALQLVAGAQTFALTPLTDSEASVLVSELLGRDPSVAPIGDVIAARAAGNPLFAEEITRELAERGVLGGERGDYTCHADVADVRVPPTLQATIAARIDRLSPAAKHTLSAAAIIGSRFAADLLVGLGVEPSIDELLAAELVHQVRFTADPAYAFRHPLIRTVAYEAQLKSDRARLHRRLAEAIEAREPHAVDQRAVLIAEHLEAAGDGFAAYGWHMRAANWATNRDIASALLSWERAQKIADALPADTPHRAALRIAPRTMLCGVAWRVHADAGARFEELRQLCSAAGDKASLAIAMAGMVIGLAYQARIREASRLASEAMTLIEAVDDPTLTVGLSFAPIYAKGESAEWHQVLQWSERVIGLADGDPARGNFIIGSPLAIAHTTRAIACYCLGRAGWRDDLRQGLDMARRADPLSYARAVAYVYFPAIPAGVLRPDVRAVREIEGALRIAERSGDNFALAFARMTLGVALVHRETAAEYERGELLLDEVTELFQRQGHNLSELPIVNVYSARDRARRGDRDHAIVELRSVVEHLIREGQLLTWGIPATAVLVETLLERSADGDVAEAAAAVKTVAEERRDEELPVRDIWLLRMRAMLARSNGHTDEYANLVDRYLEMAVALGFEAHIVWAESMP, from the coding sequence GTGGCGGCCTGTAGCAAGTGCGGCACTGAACCGCTGGCGAATGCACGGTTCTGCCACGGGTGCGGCGCCCCGGTCTCGTCGGCCGACACACAGGCGGAGTACAAGCAGGTGACCGTCCTGTTCGCCGACGTGGTGCATTCGATGGACATCGCGGCGGCCGTCGGTCCGGAACGATTGCGCGAGATCATGACCGAACTGGTCACCCGGGCCTCGGCGGTGGTGCAGCGCTTCGGCGGCACGGTGGACAAGTTCACCGGCGACGGCATCATGGCCCTGTTCGGCGCGCCTGCTGCCCTGGAGGACCATGCGCTGCGGGCGTGTCTGACCGCGCTCGGAATCCAGGATGCCACTCAGCGATTGGCGGCCGAACTCGACGGCGACGTCGCCCTGCGGTTGCGCATCGGCCTGAATTCCGGCGAGGTGATCGCCGGTGAAATCGGTTCCGGCGCATTGGGTTACACCGCCGTGGGCGAGGAGGTGGGAATCGCGCAGCGGATGGAGTCGGTGGCGCCGCCGGGCGGGGTGATGGTCAGCGAGTCCACGGCTCGACTGGTCGAGGGTGCGACGCTGCTGGGCGAGCCGCAGCGGGTCTACGTCAAGGGCACCGATGACGCCCTGACCGGTCGGCAGTTGCTCAGCGTCGCCGCGCCCGACGAACGCGCTGACGCCCCGGTGTCGACGTTGGTCGGGCGTGACTGGGAAGTCGCGGCCCTGGCGGCCATGCTCGATCGCTCGGCGGCCGGCCGCGGGTCGGTGGTCGGCATCAGCGGCCCGGCCGGCATCGGAAAGACCCGGCTGGTGCGCGAGACCGTCCGCCTGGCGCAGGCGCGAGGCCTGGAGGTGTTCGGCAGCTTCTGCGAATCGCACGCCACCGACGTCCCGTTCCGGGTGATGGAGCGTCTGCTGCGATCGGTCAGCCAGACGAACGGCCTGGCCGACGAGGCGGCGCGGCAGCGAGTTCAGGAGGGCATGCCCGACGCCGATCCGCAGGACCTGTGGTTACTGTGCGATCTGTTGGGTGTCGCAGACCCCGAGGTGAAGCTGCCCAAGATCGACCCGGATGCGCGGCGCCGCCGGCTGACAGCGTTGTTCAACGCATACCTGCTCGCGCGGACGCAGCCGGCGATCTTCCTCGTCGAGGATGTGCACTGGATCGACGAGGCCAGCGAATCGATGCTCGCGGATCTGCTGACGGTGGTGTCCCAGACTCCCTCGATCGTGCTGTTCACCTACCGCCCCGACTACCAGGGAGCCCTGCAGCTCGTCGCCGGTGCCCAGACCTTCGCGCTGACACCGCTGACCGATTCGGAGGCCTCGGTGCTGGTCTCCGAGTTGCTGGGCCGAGACCCCTCCGTCGCACCGATCGGTGACGTCATCGCCGCGCGCGCGGCGGGCAACCCGTTGTTCGCCGAGGAGATCACCCGCGAACTCGCCGAGCGGGGCGTGCTCGGCGGCGAGCGCGGCGACTACACCTGCCATGCCGACGTCGCCGACGTACGTGTGCCACCCACCCTGCAGGCGACCATTGCCGCCCGTATCGACCGGCTCAGCCCGGCGGCCAAACACACGCTCAGCGCCGCCGCGATCATCGGATCCCGGTTCGCTGCCGACCTGCTCGTCGGCCTCGGGGTCGAGCCCAGCATCGACGAACTGCTGGCCGCCGAACTGGTGCATCAGGTGCGGTTCACCGCCGACCCGGCCTACGCATTTCGGCATCCGCTGATTCGGACCGTGGCGTACGAGGCTCAGCTGAAATCCGACCGGGCCCGGTTGCACCGCCGACTGGCCGAGGCCATCGAGGCCCGAGAGCCGCACGCGGTCGATCAGCGTGCGGTGCTGATCGCCGAGCACCTCGAAGCGGCCGGCGACGGATTCGCCGCCTACGGCTGGCATATGCGGGCCGCTAACTGGGCGACCAATCGCGATATCGCCTCGGCACTGCTGAGTTGGGAGCGCGCGCAGAAGATCGCCGATGCCTTGCCTGCCGACACGCCACACCGGGCGGCATTGCGCATCGCGCCGCGCACCATGCTGTGCGGCGTCGCGTGGCGGGTGCACGCCGACGCAGGCGCCCGGTTCGAGGAATTGCGGCAGTTGTGCAGCGCGGCGGGGGACAAGGCGTCGCTGGCGATCGCCATGGCCGGGATGGTGATCGGCCTGGCGTATCAGGCGCGCATCCGCGAGGCGTCGCGGCTGGCATCCGAAGCGATGACGCTGATCGAGGCGGTCGACGATCCGACGTTGACCGTGGGGTTGTCGTTCGCGCCGATCTACGCCAAAGGCGAGAGCGCCGAGTGGCACCAGGTGTTGCAGTGGTCGGAACGGGTGATCGGCCTGGCCGACGGCGATCCGGCCCGGGGCAACTTCATCATCGGGTCGCCGCTGGCGATCGCCCACACGACCCGGGCGATCGCCTGTTACTGCCTGGGGCGGGCCGGCTGGCGAGACGACCTGCGTCAGGGTCTGGACATGGCCCGCCGGGCCGACCCGTTGTCTTACGCCAGAGCCGTTGCCTACGTTTACTTTCCGGCGATACCGGCCGGTGTGCTGAGGCCCGACGTCCGGGCGGTGCGCGAAATCGAGGGCGCGCTGCGCATCGCCGAACGGTCCGGCGACAATTTCGCGCTGGCCTTCGCCCGGATGACGCTGGGGGTGGCCCTGGTGCACCGCGAGACGGCCGCGGAGTACGAGCGCGGGGAATTGTTGCTCGACGAGGTCACCGAGCTGTTCCAACGCCAGGGACACAACCTGTCGGAGCTGCCGATCGTCAACGTGTACTCGGCGCGGGACCGGGCGCGCCGGGGAGACCGTGACCACGCGATCGTCGAATTGCGTTCGGTCGTCGAGCATCTGATACGCGAAGGGCAGTTGCTGACGTGGGGTATCCCCGCCACCGCGGTGCTGGTTGAGACGCTGCTGGAGCGAAGCGCCGACGGTGATGTCGCCGAAGCGGCAGCCGCGGTCAAGACCGTGGCCGAGGAACGCCGCGACGAGGAACTGCCGGTGCGCGACATCTGGCTGCTGCGGATGCGGGCGATGCTGGCCCGCAGCAATGGCCACACCGACGAATACGCGAACCTCGTTGACCGCTACCTGGAGATGGCGGTGGCGTTGGGCTTCGAGGCGCACATCGTGTGGGCGGAGTCGATGCCGTGA
- a CDS encoding SMP-30/gluconolactonase/LRE family protein, with protein MTEVLWESDGLLEAPRPLPDGSVLFANTTAGGVYRWSDGNVSTVLEKRRGIGGIAVHADGGFLVSGRDLAYAGPAGLRTVWAADGATGLNDLTVAPDGSVVVGVLRHQPRRGEAAGPTELVQVAPDGGTRVLASDLLWPNGVGYAPDGTRLYVCEYAAARVRVIGPQGASVFAEAPRGECDGLAVDVEGGVWVALGSGGGIARFDSGGALVELIEVPGRFVSSLAFAGTAIYLTTIGALLRMDVGVPGSEIPAAAMQID; from the coding sequence GTGACCGAAGTCCTATGGGAATCCGACGGACTGCTCGAAGCGCCACGGCCGCTGCCCGACGGTTCGGTGCTGTTCGCCAACACCACCGCCGGCGGCGTCTACCGGTGGTCGGACGGGAACGTGTCGACAGTGCTGGAAAAGCGTCGCGGCATCGGCGGCATCGCGGTGCATGCCGACGGCGGGTTTCTGGTCAGCGGGCGCGATCTCGCGTATGCCGGACCGGCGGGCCTTCGCACGGTGTGGGCGGCCGACGGCGCGACCGGGCTCAACGACCTGACCGTCGCTCCGGACGGGTCGGTGGTCGTCGGTGTGCTGCGTCATCAGCCCAGGCGGGGCGAGGCGGCCGGGCCCACCGAACTGGTGCAGGTCGCGCCCGACGGCGGGACCCGGGTTCTTGCGTCAGACCTGTTGTGGCCCAACGGCGTTGGATACGCACCGGACGGCACCCGGCTGTATGTGTGCGAGTATGCGGCCGCGCGGGTGCGCGTCATCGGCCCGCAGGGAGCGTCGGTCTTCGCCGAAGCGCCCCGCGGCGAGTGTGACGGGCTGGCGGTGGACGTCGAGGGCGGCGTATGGGTCGCGCTCGGAAGTGGTGGCGGCATAGCGCGTTTCGACTCCGGCGGGGCTCTCGTTGAACTCATCGAGGTGCCCGGCCGATTCGTGTCGTCGCTCGCCTTCGCGGGAACCGCGATCTACCTCACGACCATCGGTGCGCTGCTCCGGATGGATGTCGGCGTGCCGGGATCGGAGATCCCCGCTGCCGCAATGCAGATCGACTAA
- a CDS encoding wax ester/triacylglycerol synthase family O-acyltransferase, whose product MTKPIPPLDLSWLLIESPGSTTHVGAMLLFQKPSDSEALVREIVDFYRSCSPAPPFNYVPELLGRGGPHFREVDSWDPHYHVEHLALPAGSSYDDLLRLVADLHEAQLDRSRPLFRCWIIDGLPDRMFAIYTKTHHCIIDGESGLKRLYDGLNLSDEQTIPKPAFALDVPAPAPHPPTPLVGRITDSIRGALTQVGALNQVSVTALRKVFAGLFRSHLEGSLPFAAHHAPTNEPLKIGRSFATLTLPLEEMHDVGRHFGATLNDVAASIVDAGLHAYLRETGRSFGHPLIAMCPVSLRAGDDTAIGTRVSALFVRLGEPDAEMPDRIGQVASSVAAAKKELAAMSTEAAMTYAVGLVALAGLGASTHLDRVAHPACNLVISNVAGAKEIRYLNGARLLGIYPVSALAASIGLNATLASYHDSMDFGFVGNAAAIGDMSRLAHYTQQAYEELKKSAQSVGTNPPSMR is encoded by the coding sequence ATGACCAAACCGATTCCGCCGCTCGACCTTTCATGGCTGCTGATCGAGTCACCGGGCAGCACCACCCACGTAGGCGCGATGCTGCTGTTCCAGAAACCGTCCGACAGCGAGGCGCTGGTGCGCGAAATCGTGGACTTCTACCGGTCCTGCTCGCCGGCGCCGCCGTTCAACTACGTCCCCGAGTTGCTGGGCCGCGGTGGCCCACATTTTCGCGAAGTGGACAGCTGGGACCCGCACTACCACGTCGAACACCTCGCACTGCCGGCCGGATCCAGTTATGACGACCTGTTGCGACTGGTCGCCGACCTGCATGAGGCGCAACTCGATCGCAGCCGGCCGCTGTTCCGCTGCTGGATCATCGACGGCCTGCCGGACCGGATGTTCGCGATCTACACCAAGACCCACCACTGCATCATCGACGGCGAGTCCGGGCTGAAGCGGCTGTACGACGGCCTGAACCTCTCCGACGAGCAGACCATCCCCAAGCCCGCGTTCGCGCTCGACGTTCCGGCGCCCGCGCCACACCCGCCGACACCGCTGGTCGGGCGCATCACCGACTCGATCCGGGGCGCGCTCACCCAGGTGGGAGCGCTCAATCAGGTGTCGGTCACCGCGCTGCGCAAGGTCTTCGCCGGACTGTTCCGCTCCCACCTCGAGGGCAGCCTGCCGTTCGCGGCACACCACGCCCCCACCAACGAACCGCTCAAGATCGGGCGCAGCTTCGCCACGCTGACCCTGCCGCTCGAGGAGATGCACGACGTCGGCCGGCACTTCGGAGCCACCCTCAACGACGTCGCGGCCAGCATCGTCGACGCCGGACTGCATGCCTACCTGCGCGAGACCGGACGTTCCTTCGGACACCCCTTGATCGCGATGTGCCCGGTGTCCCTGCGGGCCGGCGACGACACGGCGATCGGGACCCGGGTGTCGGCGCTGTTCGTACGGCTGGGCGAGCCCGACGCCGAGATGCCGGACCGGATCGGTCAGGTGGCGTCGTCGGTGGCCGCCGCCAAGAAGGAGCTGGCGGCCATGTCGACAGAAGCGGCGATGACCTACGCCGTGGGACTGGTCGCTCTCGCCGGTCTCGGCGCCTCCACCCACCTGGACCGGGTGGCACATCCCGCGTGCAACCTGGTGATCTCCAACGTCGCGGGCGCCAAGGAGATCCGATACCTCAACGGCGCACGGCTGCTGGGCATTTACCCGGTCTCCGCGCTGGCCGCGTCGATCGGACTCAACGCCACCCTGGCGTCCTACCACGACAGCATGGACTTCGGCTTCGTCGGCAATGCGGCGGCGATCGGCGACATGTCCAGGCTCGCCCACTACACGCAGCAGGCCTACGAAGAACTGAAGAAGTCCGCTCAGAGCGTGGGAACGAACCCGCCGTCGATGCGGTAG
- a CDS encoding SDR family NAD(P)-dependent oxidoreductase: MHVLVTGGTGFVGGWTAKIIADAGHDVRFLVRKPERLQTSVAALGVDTSDFAVGDITDRDSVRQALEGCDAVVHSAALVATDPRQTAQMLATNMEGARNVLGQAVQLGLDPVVHVSSFTALFHPNLETLTADLPVVGGTDGYGTSKAQVEIYARGLQDAGAPVNITYPGMVLGPPVGDQFGEAGEGVKAALQMHAIPGRGAAWMVVDVRDVAALHAALLEPGRGPRRYMAGGHRLAVADLAKTLGEVSGTTMVPVPVPDTALRAAGSIFDFVGPYLPFDNPITAAGMQYYTQMPESDDSPAERELGIHFRDARTTLADTVAALHESAD; the protein is encoded by the coding sequence ATGCACGTTCTGGTTACCGGAGGCACGGGTTTCGTCGGCGGCTGGACCGCCAAGATCATCGCGGACGCCGGACACGACGTCCGCTTCCTAGTCCGAAAGCCGGAACGTCTGCAGACCTCGGTGGCCGCGCTGGGTGTCGACACATCGGACTTCGCCGTCGGTGACATCACGGACCGCGACTCCGTTCGTCAGGCACTGGAAGGCTGCGACGCGGTGGTCCACAGCGCCGCTCTGGTCGCGACGGATCCGCGCCAGACTGCCCAGATGCTCGCCACCAACATGGAGGGCGCCCGCAACGTCCTGGGCCAGGCCGTCCAACTCGGACTCGACCCGGTCGTGCACGTCTCCAGTTTCACCGCCCTGTTCCACCCGAACCTCGAAACGCTGACGGCAGACCTGCCCGTGGTCGGCGGGACGGACGGGTACGGAACATCCAAGGCGCAGGTGGAGATTTACGCCCGCGGCTTGCAGGACGCCGGCGCACCGGTCAACATCACCTACCCCGGGATGGTGCTGGGCCCGCCGGTCGGAGACCAGTTCGGTGAGGCCGGCGAGGGTGTCAAGGCTGCGTTGCAGATGCACGCGATCCCCGGCCGCGGCGCCGCGTGGATGGTGGTCGACGTCCGCGATGTGGCCGCGCTGCACGCCGCGCTGCTGGAACCCGGACGCGGACCCCGCCGCTACATGGCCGGCGGCCACCGGCTCGCGGTGGCCGATCTGGCGAAGACGCTCGGCGAGGTCAGCGGCACCACGATGGTGCCGGTTCCGGTTCCTGACACCGCGTTGCGGGCCGCCGGATCGATCTTCGATTTCGTGGGACCCTATCTCCCCTTTGACAATCCGATCACCGCGGCGGGCATGCAGTACTACACACAGATGCCCGAGTCCGACGACTCACCCGCCGAGCGCGAACTCGGCATCCACTTCCGCGATGCCCGCACAACACTCGCGGATACCGTTGCCGCGCTTCACGAATCGGCCGATTAG
- a CDS encoding acyltransferase family protein has product MRQSENVSSARSVLPSPDAQAKHTPQAGFRDDIEGLRGFTLLAIVGWHISMPGVSGGFVGPDIFFEISGFVITGQLWKQVSTTGTVGLKKFYGARSRRLLPVSATIGVITAIAAAFLLPVVQAQSALKDAIACALYVPNFWFIVQQVDYFAGGAPSPFQHYWTLGVEEQFYLLWPPMIVGLAWLIRRLRRRKNTDEGSARIPSKKPFLVLVTFIALSSFLLSLVVTYVMPLAAYFSLFTRAWQLALGALVALTANQWSRLPARAAVTIGWIGTAMVLVACVFFTPDLPYPGTAALLPVLGTALVLGAGCSTPSQGAGRMLGWSPMRAIGRLSYSWYLWHWPVLVFAPIVVGHPLGLFGKFIAAVVVSGGLGWLTLRYIENPLRYATVLHKSPMKSLAVGGFATTLAALVGVALLMYVSSIPMPVAVARGAVATPLTIKPPPVPTGDDVAAYDAAVQNVFGQFQAAVAASAEVKDVPSNLSPSLGDAAGEVGQMMFDGCLRLPIQAGQPECAMGDKNSKTTVAVVGDSHASMWIPALREVGKQRPWRIEAMAKAACPMMDLPIANRWVAPIVEYLQHCEQWRGEIMSRLRAEHPKLVVVSVFRGYTAAHSNGFLSGFSSYDRAWVNGLKNLTEQLRGIGAKVMVLGPLPHLNTAVPGCLSEHLTDATACSPPMSFAFDRDGMAAEAAAVKAGGGQYVDLTDLFCTKQHCPVIIGNTLVYVDAGHLTLEYSRLLAPALAALSDRALVANG; this is encoded by the coding sequence GTGCGTCAGTCCGAGAACGTGAGCTCCGCTCGTAGCGTGCTGCCGTCGCCGGACGCGCAGGCGAAGCACACACCGCAGGCCGGATTCCGCGACGACATCGAGGGCTTGCGCGGTTTCACCCTGCTGGCCATCGTCGGCTGGCACATCTCCATGCCCGGTGTCAGCGGCGGCTTCGTCGGCCCGGACATCTTCTTCGAGATCTCCGGTTTCGTCATCACCGGGCAGCTCTGGAAACAGGTGAGCACCACCGGCACCGTCGGGCTGAAAAAGTTCTACGGGGCACGGTCGCGACGCCTGCTACCGGTGTCGGCGACGATCGGCGTCATCACCGCGATCGCCGCGGCGTTCCTGCTGCCGGTGGTGCAGGCCCAGAGCGCACTGAAGGACGCCATCGCGTGCGCGCTGTACGTCCCCAACTTCTGGTTCATCGTCCAGCAGGTCGACTATTTCGCCGGCGGCGCGCCCTCGCCGTTCCAGCATTACTGGACCCTGGGCGTGGAGGAACAGTTCTACCTGCTGTGGCCGCCCATGATCGTGGGCCTGGCGTGGCTGATCAGGCGGCTGCGCCGGCGCAAGAACACCGACGAGGGGTCCGCACGGATCCCGTCGAAGAAGCCGTTTCTGGTGCTCGTCACCTTCATCGCGTTGTCGTCATTCCTGCTGTCGCTGGTGGTCACTTACGTGATGCCGCTCGCGGCCTACTTCTCGCTGTTCACCCGGGCCTGGCAGTTGGCGCTCGGCGCGCTGGTGGCGCTCACGGCCAACCAGTGGAGCCGGCTGCCGGCGCGAGCCGCGGTGACCATCGGCTGGATCGGCACGGCCATGGTCCTGGTGGCCTGTGTCTTCTTCACCCCGGACCTGCCCTACCCCGGGACCGCCGCCCTGTTGCCCGTCCTGGGCACCGCGCTGGTCCTCGGCGCCGGCTGCTCGACACCGTCGCAGGGTGCCGGGCGCATGCTGGGCTGGTCACCGATGCGGGCGATCGGTCGCCTGTCCTATTCGTGGTACCTGTGGCACTGGCCGGTGCTGGTGTTCGCCCCGATCGTGGTGGGCCACCCGCTGGGGCTGTTCGGCAAGTTCATCGCGGCGGTGGTCGTCTCCGGGGGGCTCGGATGGCTCACCCTGCGGTACATCGAGAACCCGCTGCGCTACGCCACGGTGCTGCACAAGTCGCCGATGAAGAGCCTGGCCGTCGGCGGCTTCGCCACCACGCTCGCGGCGCTGGTGGGCGTGGCGTTGCTGATGTACGTGTCGTCGATCCCGATGCCCGTTGCGGTCGCGCGCGGCGCGGTGGCCACCCCGCTGACCATCAAGCCGCCGCCGGTGCCCACCGGGGACGACGTCGCGGCCTATGACGCGGCGGTACAGAACGTGTTCGGACAGTTTCAGGCGGCCGTCGCGGCGTCCGCCGAGGTGAAGGACGTGCCGTCGAACCTGAGCCCGTCGCTGGGCGACGCGGCGGGTGAGGTCGGCCAGATGATGTTCGACGGTTGCCTGCGCCTGCCGATTCAAGCCGGGCAACCCGAGTGCGCGATGGGCGATAAAAACTCGAAGACGACGGTGGCCGTGGTCGGCGACTCGCATGCCTCGATGTGGATCCCGGCGCTGCGGGAAGTCGGCAAGCAGCGGCCCTGGCGAATCGAGGCGATGGCCAAGGCCGCTTGCCCGATGATGGATCTGCCCATCGCCAACCGCTGGGTTGCCCCGATCGTCGAGTACCTCCAGCACTGCGAGCAGTGGCGCGGCGAGATCATGTCCCGGTTGCGCGCCGAGCACCCGAAGCTGGTGGTAGTCAGCGTGTTCCGCGGGTACACCGCCGCCCACAGCAACGGATTCCTCTCGGGTTTCTCGTCGTACGACCGGGCCTGGGTCAACGGCCTCAAGAACCTGACGGAGCAGCTGCGCGGCATCGGCGCCAAGGTGATGGTGCTCGGGCCGCTGCCGCACTTGAACACGGCGGTGCCCGGGTGCCTGTCCGAGCACCTCACCGACGCGACGGCGTGCTCGCCGCCGATGTCGTTCGCGTTCGACCGGGACGGTATGGCCGCCGAGGCCGCCGCGGTGAAGGCCGGCGGCGGACAGTACGTCGACCTCACCGATCTGTTCTGCACCAAGCAGCACTGCCCCGTCATCATCGGCAACACCCTGGTCTACGTCGACGCGGGTCACCTGACGCTGGAATATTCCAGGCTGCTGGCACCGGCCCTGGCGGCGCTGTCCGACCGCGCGCTCGTCGCTAACGGGTGA
- a CDS encoding CsbD family protein: MATNNRLSNTAQYWGGRAKEALGRLSGNRRTQYEGKLDQAKANVKDTGLDVRNAFRRRRARY; the protein is encoded by the coding sequence ATGGCTACCAACAACCGATTGAGCAACACCGCCCAATACTGGGGCGGCCGGGCCAAAGAGGCCCTCGGCCGGCTCTCCGGTAATCGGCGCACCCAGTACGAGGGCAAGCTGGACCAGGCCAAGGCGAACGTCAAGGACACCGGTCTGGATGTCAGAAACGCGTTTCGGCGTCGCCGGGCGCGCTACTGA
- a CDS encoding CsbD family protein, translating to MSATDKIKNKIEDLGGKAKEGVGKATGDRSTENEGKFDQSKSSLKDAGEKVKDAFKK from the coding sequence ATGAGCGCCACAGACAAGATCAAGAACAAGATCGAGGACCTGGGTGGCAAGGCCAAAGAAGGTGTCGGCAAGGCCACGGGCGACCGCAGCACCGAGAACGAGGGCAAGTTCGACCAGTCCAAGTCCAGCCTGAAGGATGCCGGCGAAAAGGTGAAGGACGCCTTCAAGAAGTGA